A region of Cryomorphaceae bacterium DNA encodes the following proteins:
- the lipB gene encoding lipoyl(octanoyl) transferase LipB, whose amino-acid sequence MKPAVAFQNLGLMDYRQAWDYQEQLFKGVVDQKIFNRNHPEEAKTPPNYLLFCQHPHVYTLGKSGDVQNLLLDEEGLERYKASFYPINRGGDITYHGPGQIVGYPILDLDQFYTDIHRYLRELEEAVIRTLAEYGISGDRYPGYTGVWLDPDDPNRARKICALGVKCSRWVTMHGFAFNVNTDLSYFGHIIPCGIDDKAVTSMEVELGSRQNFDEVSKVLRGHLSAIFGWNYV is encoded by the coding sequence TTGAAACCAGCGGTAGCTTTTCAGAACCTCGGGCTGATGGATTACCGGCAAGCCTGGGATTATCAGGAGCAGCTTTTCAAGGGGGTGGTGGATCAGAAGATTTTTAACCGCAATCACCCCGAAGAGGCCAAAACCCCACCCAATTACCTGCTTTTTTGCCAGCATCCACATGTGTACACGCTTGGCAAGAGCGGTGATGTGCAGAACCTGCTGCTCGATGAAGAAGGGCTTGAGCGTTACAAGGCATCGTTTTACCCCATCAATCGCGGGGGAGATATTACCTACCACGGTCCGGGTCAGATTGTGGGCTACCCCATATTGGATCTCGACCAGTTTTACACCGATATTCATCGCTACCTGCGCGAACTGGAGGAAGCTGTTATCCGCACGCTGGCCGAATACGGTATCAGTGGAGATCGCTACCCCGGCTATACCGGGGTATGGCTCGACCCCGATGATCCCAATCGCGCCCGAAAAATATGTGCCCTGGGAGTGAAGTGCAGCCGCTGGGTCACCATGCACGGGTTTGCGTTTAATGTGAATACCGACCTGTCTTACTTCGGGCACATCATCCCGTGTGGAATTGACGACAAGGCCGTCACGAGCATGGAGGTCGAGTTGGGCAGCCGGCAAAATTTCGATGAGGTGAGCAAAGTTCTGCGCGGACATCTTTCTGCTATCTTTGGTTGGAACTACGTTTAA
- a CDS encoding bifunctional phosphoglucose/phosphomannose isomerase yields the protein MPSIRGSSAAGLIFVISPPKICCKMFEYMEKLIAGFPQDMHQAIDRLRFIGVMPTDMQNVLITGLGGSGIGGTIAAEVLARRCSVPVCVNKDYGIPAWVNTHTLVVACSYSGNTEETLAAAHKANEAGASIAAIASGGQLLATAETEGWVSAKLPEGYPPRAAFGHGLITLLGLLQGAGLYNDWDATDLHRVADVLEQSQETIRNTARDLAEKLQNRTPVIYAATGLEGVAVRWRQQINENAKMLCWHHVLPEMNHNELVGWAGGDKRMGVLMLRSEDDHPRTALRMNLNMDLMRKQTDCVLEINAIGTSRMERLYYLVHLGDWLSYYLAVQRQVDPIEVNVITELKNELARH from the coding sequence ATGCCTTCAATAAGAGGTTCAAGCGCTGCGGGGCTAATTTTCGTAATTTCACCGCCCAAAATCTGCTGCAAGATGTTCGAATACATGGAAAAGCTCATTGCGGGATTTCCGCAGGATATGCATCAGGCCATTGACAGGCTGCGGTTCATAGGTGTCATGCCTACCGATATGCAAAACGTGCTGATCACGGGCCTGGGTGGTTCGGGCATCGGAGGCACCATTGCCGCTGAGGTTTTGGCGCGCAGATGCAGTGTTCCGGTTTGTGTTAACAAGGATTACGGCATACCCGCCTGGGTGAATACCCATACACTCGTAGTGGCTTGTTCATACTCTGGCAACACCGAGGAGACCCTTGCTGCCGCCCACAAAGCGAACGAAGCCGGAGCGTCTATTGCGGCCATTGCATCGGGCGGACAATTGCTCGCCACAGCTGAAACAGAGGGCTGGGTAAGCGCCAAATTACCCGAAGGCTATCCCCCGCGAGCAGCCTTTGGACATGGACTCATTACCCTTCTGGGCTTGTTGCAAGGGGCAGGGCTGTATAATGACTGGGACGCTACAGATCTGCACCGCGTGGCCGACGTGCTGGAGCAATCGCAGGAAACCATTCGCAATACCGCCCGCGATTTGGCAGAAAAGCTCCAGAACCGTACCCCCGTAATCTACGCAGCTACCGGACTTGAAGGCGTGGCTGTGCGTTGGCGTCAGCAAATCAACGAAAACGCCAAGATGCTCTGCTGGCATCACGTACTGCCCGAAATGAACCACAATGAATTGGTAGGTTGGGCTGGTGGCGACAAGCGCATGGGTGTGCTGATGCTTCGCAGCGAAGACGATCATCCGCGTACCGCTCTGCGTATGAACCTGAATATGGATTTGATGCGCAAGCAAACAGATTGCGTACTCGAGATCAATGCAATCGGAACATCCCGTATGGAACGACTTTACTACCTGGTGCACCTGGGCGACTGGCTCTCGTATTATCTGGCCGTGCAGAGGCAGGTTGACCCCATAGAAGTAAACGTCATTACCGAACTCAAAAACGAACTTGCGCGGCATTGA
- the lysS gene encoding lysine--tRNA ligase — MQLSEQEIIRREALKKLQELGINAFPAEEVEVSDYSISLKEQYEEGKQVKLAGRMMSRRIMGKASFAQLRDSKGEIQIYITRDDLCPGEDKTFYNEVFKKLLDYGDFVAVEGTLFKTQVGEVTVHVTKLQLLSKALKPLPVVKSDSEGKVYDALSDPETRYRQRYVDLIVNPHVRRIFETRSKVFAAMRDFFNRSGYVEVETPVLQPIPGGANARPFVTHHNALDIPLYLRIANELYLKRLIVGGYEGVYEFSRNFRNEGMDRTHNPEFTIMEIYVAYKDYQWMMDYTEQMIGEVAQRVHGKMKVQMGNHEIDFTPPFRRVTMLGVIEEYTGQDLTGMDEAGVRAVCKKLNVPMDESMGKGKMIDEIFGQYCEPKLIQPTFVMDYPVEMSPLCKKHRDNPELTERFELIVNATEIANAYSELNDPIDQRERFEAQLKLSEKGDDEAMFIDHDFLRALEYGMPPTSGMGIGMDRLVMLMTGQSSIQEVLFFPQMRPEKFVKSASGTDALRAMGVDEAWLEYVQAAGYTDTEKLRTEKPTAIHQKMNGYRKKNKLDIPALQLEDVMRWIAD; from the coding sequence GTGCAGTTATCCGAACAGGAAATCATCCGCCGCGAGGCGCTGAAAAAACTTCAGGAACTGGGCATCAATGCCTTTCCTGCCGAGGAAGTAGAAGTGAGTGATTACAGCATTTCGCTGAAGGAGCAGTACGAAGAGGGCAAACAGGTAAAGCTGGCCGGGCGAATGATGAGCCGCCGCATTATGGGTAAGGCTTCGTTTGCTCAGCTTCGCGACAGCAAAGGCGAAATTCAAATTTACATTACGCGCGATGATCTCTGCCCCGGAGAGGACAAAACCTTCTACAACGAGGTGTTTAAGAAATTGCTGGACTACGGCGATTTTGTGGCCGTAGAGGGCACCCTCTTTAAGACGCAGGTAGGCGAAGTTACGGTACACGTTACCAAACTTCAATTGCTGAGCAAGGCGCTTAAACCGCTTCCGGTAGTGAAAAGCGACAGCGAAGGAAAGGTATACGATGCCCTGAGCGACCCCGAAACACGCTATCGACAGCGTTATGTGGATTTGATCGTGAATCCGCATGTGCGACGCATTTTTGAAACGCGCTCAAAAGTTTTTGCCGCCATGCGCGACTTTTTTAACCGCAGCGGGTATGTGGAGGTTGAAACCCCTGTACTACAACCCATTCCGGGTGGTGCCAACGCAAGGCCCTTTGTTACGCACCACAACGCGCTCGACATTCCGTTGTACCTTCGTATTGCCAATGAACTGTACCTCAAACGTCTGATTGTTGGGGGTTATGAGGGTGTCTATGAGTTCTCACGCAACTTCCGCAACGAGGGGATGGACCGCACCCACAACCCCGAGTTCACCATTATGGAAATCTACGTGGCTTACAAAGACTATCAGTGGATGATGGACTACACCGAGCAGATGATTGGCGAGGTGGCGCAAAGGGTACACGGCAAGATGAAAGTGCAGATGGGCAATCATGAGATTGATTTTACGCCCCCCTTCCGCAGGGTAACCATGTTGGGAGTGATTGAGGAGTACACGGGCCAAGACCTTACAGGTATGGACGAAGCCGGGGTGCGCGCCGTTTGCAAAAAACTCAATGTGCCGATGGATGAAAGCATGGGCAAGGGCAAGATGATTGACGAAATTTTCGGTCAGTACTGCGAGCCCAAACTCATACAGCCCACTTTTGTAATGGACTACCCCGTGGAGATGTCGCCATTGTGCAAAAAGCACCGCGACAACCCGGAGCTCACCGAGCGTTTTGAGTTGATTGTTAACGCCACCGAAATTGCCAACGCCTACTCTGAGCTGAACGACCCCATTGACCAACGCGAGCGCTTTGAAGCCCAGCTCAAGCTCTCCGAAAAAGGCGACGACGAGGCCATGTTTATTGACCACGACTTTTTGCGCGCCCTAGAATATGGCATGCCTCCCACCTCGGGCATGGGCATCGGGATGGACCGTTTGGTGATGCTAATGACCGGACAAAGCTCTATTCAGGAGGTACTGTTCTTTCCACAAATGCGCCCTGAGAAGTTTGTCAAAAGTGCATCAGGTACAGACGCGTTGCGCGCCATGGGTGTGGACGAGGCCTGGCTGGAATACGTGCAAGCCGCCGGATATACCGATACCGAAAAACTACGCACCGAAAAACCCACGGCCATTCACCAGAAAATGAACGGCTACCGCAAAAAGAACAAGCTCGATATTCCCGCGCTTCAGCTTGAGGATGTGATGCGGTGGATAGCTGATTAG
- a CDS encoding FkbM family methyltransferase, translating into MDMGFIYPVCRSLNHRKLTIAREFFFIFVAPGRKHSPETAPFLMKKLLKTIYAALPFKRQIYSGIRAIWTPPESIYKHMHFKGVFSVPINESRSFQVNHFGLKIENDIFWNGLVGKWEKESLKLWVKLCENAQVVLDVGANTGIYALVAQTQNPEAKVHAFEPHPVFFKMLKQNVATNKFDIGAFDLAVSDVDGDVVIEDYTGQNDSMTVKSITLDTFVAQQNLARVDLVKVDVEMHELQVLRGFSECLRKYRPTLIIEVLTAELAHSIQGEVGDLGYVYFNIDEKGGVRQTPGIEKSDYFNYLICAPDVARKLGLHC; encoded by the coding sequence ATGGACATGGGGTTTATTTATCCGGTTTGCCGCTCCTTGAACCACCGAAAGCTGACCATTGCTCGGGAGTTTTTCTTCATATTTGTTGCACCGGGTAGGAAGCATTCTCCTGAAACAGCACCATTCCTCATGAAAAAATTACTTAAGACCATTTATGCGGCCCTTCCCTTTAAACGTCAGATTTATTCAGGCATTCGGGCTATCTGGACGCCGCCTGAAAGCATCTACAAACACATGCACTTTAAGGGTGTTTTTTCGGTTCCGATCAATGAATCTCGATCCTTTCAAGTGAATCACTTTGGACTAAAAATAGAGAATGACATTTTTTGGAATGGACTGGTCGGCAAGTGGGAGAAAGAGTCGCTCAAGTTGTGGGTAAAGCTCTGCGAGAATGCGCAGGTTGTGCTTGACGTGGGTGCCAATACAGGCATTTACGCACTGGTTGCGCAAACACAGAATCCTGAGGCGAAGGTGCATGCCTTTGAGCCGCACCCGGTCTTTTTTAAGATGCTGAAGCAAAACGTTGCCACCAATAAGTTCGACATTGGTGCTTTTGATTTGGCCGTATCAGATGTGGACGGGGATGTGGTGATCGAAGACTACACCGGTCAGAACGACTCAATGACCGTAAAATCCATAACCCTGGATACCTTTGTTGCTCAACAAAACCTCGCCAGGGTTGACCTTGTTAAAGTTGATGTTGAAATGCATGAACTACAGGTGCTTCGCGGTTTTTCGGAGTGCTTGAGAAAATACAGGCCCACGCTGATCATAGAAGTCTTAACAGCGGAGCTAGCCCATTCCATTCAGGGTGAGGTTGGTGACCTGGGCTATGTGTATTTCAATATCGACGAAAAAGGGGGTGTCCGGCAAACCCCAGGCATTGAGAAAAGTGATTACTTCAACTATCTCATTTGTGCGCCTGACGTTGCGCGCAAGCTTGGATTGCATTGCTGA
- a CDS encoding iron-sulfur cluster assembly accessory protein, whose product MIKVNNSARDQVLKIKGEGAHPEEAFIRVGVQGGGCSGLMYNLSFDTTLKEDDKVFEDNGVKVVVDKKSFLYLVGTELEYSGGLNGKGFVFRNPNANRTCGCGESFSI is encoded by the coding sequence ATGATCAAAGTGAATAACAGTGCACGCGATCAGGTGCTGAAAATCAAAGGCGAAGGAGCCCACCCAGAGGAGGCGTTCATTCGCGTAGGGGTACAGGGAGGCGGCTGCTCAGGACTCATGTACAATCTCAGCTTCGATACCACACTGAAGGAAGACGATAAAGTTTTTGAAGACAACGGCGTAAAAGTGGTAGTTGACAAAAAGAGTTTCCTCTACCTGGTAGGAACGGAGCTGGAATACTCAGGAGGCCTCAACGGAAAAGGCTTCGTGTTTAGAAATCCCAACGCCAACCGAACATGCGGTTGCGGAGAGAGTTTTTCAATCTGA
- the sufB gene encoding Fe-S cluster assembly protein SufB, translating into MSEDDKILEEVTSREYAYGFTTNIESDKVPKGLNEDIIRLISAKKNEPEWMLEWRLEAFKVWSEMVEPEWAHVQYKKPDFQDITYYAAPKSKPKLNSLDEVDPEMRRTMERLGISMEEQKRLTGVAVDFVMDSVSVATSFKSKLAELGIIFCSFSEAVQEHPELVKKYIGSVVPRRDNFYAALNSAVFTDGSFCYIPKGVKCPMELSTYFRINEAGTGQFERTLVIADEDSFVSYLEGCTAPSRDENQLHAAVVELVALKGAEIKYSTVQNWFPGDAEGKGGVFNFVTKRGLCDGFRSKISWTQVETGSAVTWKYPSCVLKGDESVGEFYSVAVTNNFQQADTGTKMIHIGKNTKSTIISKGISAGKSQNSYRGLVKINKGATNARNFSQCDSLLMGDQCGAHTFPYIEVANPTGKVEHEATTSKIGEDQIFYCQQRGLDEEEAIGLIVNGYAKEVLNQLPMEFAVEAQKLLAISLEGSVG; encoded by the coding sequence ATGTCTGAAGACGACAAAATATTAGAAGAGGTAACCTCGCGCGAGTACGCATACGGGTTTACCACCAATATAGAGTCCGACAAGGTTCCCAAAGGACTCAACGAGGACATCATCCGGTTGATTTCTGCTAAGAAAAACGAACCCGAATGGATGCTTGAATGGCGCCTTGAGGCCTTTAAAGTCTGGTCGGAAATGGTGGAGCCAGAGTGGGCACACGTACAATATAAAAAGCCCGATTTTCAGGACATCACTTATTACGCAGCGCCTAAGAGCAAGCCCAAACTCAACAGCCTCGATGAGGTAGACCCCGAAATGCGCCGCACCATGGAGCGCCTCGGTATTTCCATGGAAGAACAAAAGCGCCTGACCGGCGTGGCCGTTGATTTTGTGATGGACTCGGTGTCGGTGGCTACCTCGTTTAAATCCAAACTTGCTGAACTGGGTATTATTTTCTGCTCCTTCAGCGAAGCCGTTCAGGAGCACCCGGAGCTGGTGAAAAAGTACATCGGCTCGGTAGTGCCGCGCCGCGACAACTTTTACGCAGCCCTCAACTCGGCGGTGTTTACCGACGGATCATTCTGCTACATTCCAAAAGGCGTGAAATGCCCCATGGAGTTGAGCACCTACTTCCGCATCAACGAAGCAGGAACGGGGCAGTTTGAGCGAACGCTGGTAATTGCCGACGAAGACAGCTTTGTGAGTTACCTGGAGGGCTGCACTGCCCCCTCGCGAGACGAGAACCAGCTTCACGCAGCCGTGGTTGAACTGGTAGCCCTAAAAGGCGCTGAAATCAAATACTCAACCGTGCAGAACTGGTTTCCGGGTGACGCCGAGGGCAAAGGCGGTGTGTTCAATTTCGTAACCAAGCGCGGCTTGTGCGACGGATTCCGGTCAAAAATCTCCTGGACACAGGTTGAAACGGGGTCGGCGGTGACCTGGAAATATCCTTCATGTGTGCTCAAAGGCGATGAATCGGTGGGGGAGTTCTACTCGGTAGCCGTAACAAACAACTTTCAGCAGGCAGACACCGGCACCAAGATGATTCACATTGGTAAAAACACCAAAAGCACCATCATCTCCAAAGGAATCTCCGCCGGAAAAAGCCAAAACTCCTATCGCGGCCTTGTTAAAATCAACAAAGGAGCAACCAATGCGCGCAACTTTTCGCAATGCGACTCCCTTCTCATGGGCGACCAATGCGGCGCACACACTTTTCCGTACATCGAAGTAGCCAACCCTACGGGCAAAGTAGAACACGAAGCCACCACCTCCAAAATTGGTGAGGACCAGATTTTCTACTGCCAGCAACGCGGATTAGATGAAGAAGAAGCCATTGGCTTGATTGTAAACGGGTATGCCAAAGAAGTATTGAACCAGCTTCCCATGGAATTTGCCGTGGAAGCCCAAAAACTACTCGCCATTTCGCTGGAAGGAAGCGTGGGATAA
- the sufC gene encoding Fe-S cluster assembly ATPase SufC, whose amino-acid sequence MLSIKNLHAEIEGHGILKGLNLDVKPGEVHAIMGPNGSGKSTLASVLAGREEYEVTHGSVNYKGQDLLEMAPEERAREGVFLAFQYPVEIPGVSNINFLKAAVNAVRNHHGKEKLSAGDFLKMVKEKSALVQLDGKLANRSLNEGFSGGEKKRNEIFQMAMLEPALCILDETDSGLDIDALRIVAEGVNSMRSPERSFIVITHYQRLLDYIVPDYVHVLQGGRIVKSGPKELALELEEKGYDWIINEQNVGV is encoded by the coding sequence ATGCTCTCAATAAAAAACCTGCACGCCGAAATTGAAGGCCACGGCATTTTAAAAGGCCTCAATCTGGACGTTAAACCCGGCGAAGTACACGCCATTATGGGCCCCAACGGATCAGGAAAAAGCACCCTGGCCTCGGTTTTGGCCGGCCGCGAAGAATACGAGGTAACCCATGGCTCGGTAAACTATAAAGGCCAGGACCTACTGGAAATGGCGCCCGAAGAGCGTGCCCGCGAGGGTGTTTTTCTGGCGTTTCAGTACCCTGTTGAAATTCCCGGAGTAAGTAACATCAACTTCCTGAAGGCAGCCGTAAACGCCGTTCGCAACCACCACGGAAAAGAAAAACTCTCCGCAGGCGATTTCCTCAAAATGGTGAAGGAAAAATCAGCCTTGGTGCAGCTCGACGGAAAACTTGCCAACCGCTCGCTCAACGAAGGGTTTTCGGGCGGCGAAAAGAAGCGCAACGAGATTTTTCAAATGGCCATGCTTGAGCCTGCGCTTTGCATTCTCGACGAAACCGATTCAGGCCTGGATATTGATGCCCTTCGCATTGTAGCCGAAGGTGTGAACAGCATGCGCAGCCCTGAGCGCTCGTTTATTGTGATTACTCACTACCAGCGTTTGCTCGATTACATCGTACCCGATTACGTGCACGTACTTCAGGGCGGACGCATCGTTAAAAGCGGCCCGAAAGAACTCGCCTTGGAGCTTGAGGAAAAAGGCTACGACTGGATTATCAACGAGCAAAACGTAGGAGTATGA
- the sufD gene encoding Fe-S cluster assembly protein SufD, which yields MTTRLATAAADSALVQSLHASYGEHYGPVEQEQRLASLNDLDELAFPTSKTEFWKYTRVNRLLKQDVAFQPDERAEDAPAIEGLNAVRIHIRNGHAGQNTSLPDGVDVRVLGAGAELPESFGALAQPRHHVMEAMNTAFCPEILVLRIAPNKKIEDVIELSFTASNGSVHQPRVMIDAGAGSSATVLMRYSSPNGATGFTNSLSEIHVGANARLNVFKMEHEGNQWFHHSADYARIFDGGHFEIVTAPESGGWTRNNLRIRLDGKQAFARLNGLYLLEGNRHLDNNTFVDHAVPHCDSSELYKGVLYDESTAVFNGKVIVRPDAQKTNAFQQNNNLVLSENAQQFSKPELEIYADDVKCSHGSTTGQMDEEAIFYLQSRAIDKTEATRMLVAAFAAEVIDQVENEAIRSYFYDKFTQ from the coding sequence ATGACAACGCGACTGGCCACAGCAGCAGCCGATTCAGCGCTGGTTCAGAGCCTGCACGCCTCCTATGGAGAGCACTATGGCCCTGTAGAGCAGGAGCAGCGGCTCGCTTCGCTCAACGACCTCGATGAGCTCGCCTTCCCCACATCCAAAACAGAGTTCTGGAAGTACACCCGTGTGAACAGACTCCTCAAGCAGGACGTGGCCTTTCAGCCGGATGAGCGCGCCGAAGATGCTCCCGCGATTGAAGGACTGAATGCGGTGCGCATACACATCCGCAACGGACACGCAGGGCAAAATACCAGTCTGCCCGACGGTGTGGATGTTAGGGTTTTGGGTGCGGGAGCTGAACTACCGGAGTCGTTCGGTGCCCTGGCGCAACCCAGGCACCACGTGATGGAAGCCATGAACACCGCCTTCTGCCCGGAAATCCTTGTGCTGCGCATTGCCCCAAACAAGAAGATTGAGGATGTCATTGAACTCAGTTTTACCGCCAGCAACGGAAGCGTGCATCAACCCCGTGTGATGATTGACGCCGGAGCCGGTTCATCGGCCACCGTGTTGATGCGATACAGCTCACCCAATGGAGCAACGGGTTTTACCAACAGCTTGAGCGAAATACACGTAGGAGCAAATGCCCGACTCAATGTGTTCAAAATGGAGCACGAGGGCAACCAATGGTTCCACCACAGCGCAGACTACGCAAGGATATTCGATGGTGGTCACTTCGAAATTGTAACCGCACCCGAAAGCGGCGGCTGGACCCGCAACAACCTCAGAATACGCCTCGACGGCAAGCAGGCTTTTGCGCGCCTCAACGGATTGTACCTTCTGGAGGGCAATCGCCACCTGGACAACAACACTTTTGTAGATCACGCCGTGCCGCATTGCGACTCGTCGGAATTGTACAAAGGCGTGCTGTACGACGAAAGCACTGCTGTGTTTAACGGAAAAGTGATTGTGCGTCCGGACGCGCAGAAAACCAATGCTTTTCAACAGAACAACAACCTGGTGCTGTCAGAAAATGCGCAGCAATTCTCCAAGCCCGAGCTGGAAATTTATGCCGACGATGTGAAATGCAGCCACGGCTCAACCACGGGCCAGATGGACGAAGAAGCTATTTTCTACCTTCAATCACGTGCTATTGACAAGACCGAAGCCACGCGTATGCTGGTGGCGGCCTTTGCAGCAGAGGTCATAGATCAGGTAGAGAACGAAGCCATTCGAAGCTATTTTTACGACAAGTTCACCCAATAA
- a CDS encoding cysteine desulfurase — protein sequence MAHTLEAPGSFTAFAEGIRKQFPLLNQQVNGRPLVYFDNAATTQKPVQVIEAMNRYYREYNSNVHRGVHHLSQVATDAMEQVRLQMAGFLGASRHEEIIFTSGCTGGINLAAHIMGRAYLRPGDEILLTEMEHHSNIVPWQLAAEISGAIIKVIPVLEDGTLDLEACQTLLSPRTKVVAFVHVSNALGTINPAAEIISMAKNVGALTLVDGAQALAHERVNVQNLNCDFYVTSAHKHYGPTGMGVLYGRYELLEKLPPYQGGGEMIDRVTFDRTTYNTPPFKFEAGTPNIAGIIGMGASIQWLLEQDIDQVKAYEHELLAYATQTLSEIEGFVPVGTAADKAAVVSFNLKGVHHYDVGVLLDKMGLALRTGHHCTQPLMDRYAIEGTVRASFAPYNTFEEIDRLVEALRKAQQMLS from the coding sequence ATGGCACACACCCTGGAGGCACCCGGTTCATTTACAGCATTCGCGGAAGGTATCCGCAAGCAGTTTCCACTGCTCAATCAGCAGGTAAACGGGCGCCCTTTGGTGTATTTCGACAACGCTGCTACCACTCAAAAGCCCGTGCAGGTGATTGAGGCCATGAATCGCTATTATCGCGAGTACAACAGCAATGTGCACCGCGGTGTGCACCACCTGAGTCAGGTAGCCACCGACGCCATGGAGCAGGTGCGTCTCCAGATGGCCGGTTTTCTGGGAGCATCGCGGCACGAAGAAATCATTTTCACCTCAGGTTGCACGGGGGGTATTAACCTTGCAGCGCACATCATGGGTCGCGCTTATTTGCGTCCCGGCGATGAAATCCTGCTCACCGAAATGGAGCACCACAGCAACATTGTTCCGTGGCAACTGGCAGCAGAAATCAGCGGGGCCATCATCAAAGTGATTCCGGTGCTCGAAGACGGCACACTCGACCTGGAGGCCTGCCAAACACTTTTATCACCCCGCACCAAAGTAGTAGCCTTTGTGCACGTTTCCAATGCCCTGGGCACGATTAACCCTGCTGCTGAGATTATCTCCATGGCTAAAAATGTGGGGGCACTCACGCTCGTGGACGGAGCCCAGGCACTGGCACACGAGCGGGTAAACGTGCAAAACCTTAACTGCGATTTTTACGTGACTTCCGCCCACAAGCACTATGGCCCCACAGGCATGGGTGTACTATACGGGCGCTATGAGCTGCTGGAAAAACTACCCCCCTACCAAGGTGGTGGAGAAATGATTGACCGCGTTACGTTTGATCGCACCACTTACAACACCCCTCCGTTTAAATTCGAAGCCGGAACTCCAAATATTGCAGGAATCATTGGCATGGGAGCTTCTATCCAATGGCTGCTGGAGCAAGATATTGATCAAGTGAAGGCCTACGAACACGAGTTGCTTGCGTATGCCACCCAGACCCTCTCGGAAATCGAGGGCTTTGTTCCGGTTGGAACGGCGGCTGACAAGGCCGCAGTAGTTTCCTTTAACCTGAAAGGAGTACATCACTACGACGTGGGCGTGCTGCTCGACAAAATGGGGCTGGCGCTGCGCACAGGCCATCACTGCACCCAACCGCTGATGGATCGCTACGCCATTGAAGGTACCGTGCGTGCCTCGTTTGCGCCCTACAACACTTTTGAAGAAATTGACCGTTTGGTGGAGGCACTTCGCAAAGCCCAACAAATGCTGAGTTAA
- a CDS encoding SufE family protein: protein MGNAVENEISEINRRQDEVIEEFALFDDWMDKYDHLISLGKELPLIDESLKTDDRIIRGCQSKVWLDAGMEDGKVQFTADSDAIITKGIIATLVRVLNGNTPAGILETDLYFIDRIGLKEHLSPTRSNGLLAMVKQMKIYALAFQAKND, encoded by the coding sequence ATGGGAAACGCAGTTGAAAACGAAATATCAGAAATCAACCGCCGTCAGGACGAGGTCATTGAAGAATTTGCCCTGTTTGACGATTGGATGGATAAATACGACCACCTGATTAGTTTGGGCAAGGAATTGCCATTGATTGACGAATCACTCAAAACCGACGACCGCATCATACGCGGCTGCCAGTCGAAAGTTTGGCTCGACGCCGGAATGGAAGACGGCAAAGTGCAGTTCACTGCCGACAGCGATGCCATCATCACCAAGGGAATTATTGCTACGCTGGTGCGAGTGCTCAACGGCAACACACCGGCCGGCATTCTCGAAACGGATTTGTACTTTATTGACCGCATCGGGCTGAAGGAACACCTTTCACCTACGCGCAGCAACGGCCTGCTTGCCATGGTGAAGCAAATGAAAATATACGCATTGGCATTTCAGGCCAAAAACGACTAA
- a CDS encoding DUF59 domain-containing protein — protein sequence MDFQEKQILEQKVISVLKSIYDPEIPVDIYELGLIYEINFGEDRGVAITMTLTSPNCPVAESLPREVEEKVASIEEVPSAQVEIVFEPPWNKDMMSEEAQLELGFM from the coding sequence ATGGATTTCCAGGAAAAACAGATTCTTGAGCAAAAGGTGATTTCAGTGCTGAAAAGCATCTACGACCCCGAGATTCCTGTGGATATCTACGAGCTGGGGCTCATTTACGAAATCAATTTTGGCGAGGATCGGGGGGTTGCCATAACCATGACCCTTACCTCGCCCAACTGCCCGGTTGCCGAGTCGTTGCCGCGCGAGGTTGAAGAAAAAGTAGCAAGCATTGAGGAGGTTCCATCGGCACAGGTGGAGATTGTATTTGAACCACCGTGGAACAAAGACATGATGAGCGAGGAGGCACAGTTGGAACTCGGATTTATGTAG